CATAACCAGATCAGGGAACCTGCGGGAGACAGATAACCATAGCTCTGCATCAGCAGCACTTTCCACAAAGACTGATGACTAAAAGGCCTTAAGACACTCATCCTTGGTGTTGTGGATAGGCAAAAATGAGACAAAACCAGACAGATCAAAGACTTCTTTGATATAATCTTTGAGGGAGCACAGCAGCATCTGGCCATCTCCACCCTTCAATTCTCTGGCAGCCTTCAGCAGAACCCTCAGACCGGCACTTGAAATATACTCCAGATTCTCAAAATCCAGAATAATCTTGGATTCGCCACCCTGAATAGATCCAAGAAGCTTT
Above is a window of Maridesulfovibrio bastinii DSM 16055 DNA encoding:
- a CDS encoding STAS domain-containing protein; amino-acid sequence: MGLEVIENKDIDIIVFELKGRLDSNTSGEFEEKLLGSIQGGESKIILDFENLEYISSAGLRVLLKAARELKGGDGQMLLCSLKDYIKEVFDLSGFVSFLPIHNTKDECLKAF